The Populus nigra chromosome 14, ddPopNigr1.1, whole genome shotgun sequence genome has a segment encoding these proteins:
- the LOC133672695 gene encoding mogroside IE synthase-like, producing MSKSHVLVIPYPAQGHINPMIQFSKRLASKGLQVTAVIFSSQALLEHTQLGSVGVVTIDCQSHEEAKISIDDYLKQFQATVTLKLRELVAELKNSSGYPICCLVYDSLMPWVLETARQLGLGAASFFTQSCAVDTVCYHIHEGQLKIPLEKLPLTFSRPPALEITDLPSFVQGLESKSEYSSLLNLVVSQFSNFREADWIFVNTFNTLEEEAVNWLASQRSIKPIGPTIPSVYLDRQLEDDREYGLSLFKPNLDGCKEWLDSKETGSVVYVSYGSMAALGEEQMAEIAWGLKRSGCYFLLKFGT from the exons atgagtaagAGTCATGTACTGGTCATACCCTATCCCGCTCAAGGTCACATTAACCCAATGATCCAATTCTCCAAGCGCCTAGCCTCCAAAGGACTCCAGGTAACAGCAGTCATCTTCTCAAGCCAGGCGCTGCTCGAGCATACCCAACTTGGCTCGGTCGGAGTTGTGACCATAGATTGTCAGAGTCATGAGGAAGCCAAGATTTCGATAGATGACTACCTAAAACAATTCCAAGCTACGGTGACACTAAAATTGCGAGAACTCGTTGCAGAACTAAAGAATTCTTCTGGATATCCAATATGTTGCCTTGTGTATGACTCACTGATGCCTTGGGTTCTAGAGACAGCTAGACAGCTTGGCCTCGGTGCGGCTTCGTTCTTCACACAGTCATGTGCTGTTGACACTGTCTGCTACCACATCCATGAGGGGCAGCTCAAGATTCCACTAGAGAAGTTGCCTCTAACATTTTCACGTCCGCCAGCCCTAGAAATTACTGATCTGCCATCATTTGTGCAAGGTCTAGAATCAAAATCAGAATATTCATCTCTATTGAACCTAGTGGTTAGTCAGTTTTCGAATTTCAGGGAAGCTGATTGGATCTTTGTCAACACTTTCAACACCCTGGAGGAAGAG GCGGTCAACTGGTTGGCAAGCCAAAGGTCAATAAAGCCAATAGGACCAACGATTCCATCAGTTTACTTGGACAGGCAGCTGGAGGACGACAGAGAGTACGGTCTCAGCCTCTTCAAACCTAATCTGGACGGTTGCAAGGAGTGGCTAGATTCAAAGGAAACTGGCTCAGTGGTTTATGTGTCATATGGAAGCATGGCTGCACTGGGAGAGGAGCAAATGGCAGAAATTGCTTGGGGCCTAAAGAGGAGTGGCTGCTACTTCTTGTTGAAGTTTGGTACCTAA
- the LOC133672788 gene encoding formin-like protein 2, with product MANTSSSLTVNTLLFLLFLLFTTTTSTTHQRHLLHQPFFPFTTAIPPTQPPSLSPQTQPKYPFTSTPNKNNNLQKPFFPALPSPPPPPPTSTLATFPANISSLLLPHRSSSPHHNLIISISISLSLLFAALLALLSAFFIYSRRRTQPFSPQKGSRSESLRLYPQNTIPSDGSPKIPKLPHRPGVVSTSSEFLYLGTLVNPHAGIDDQDKPTSTSNAVLKTGVSSSSSSHYQKLGSPELRPLPPLPRHNYTPTYRSGEVLVSSSKEDEVDSDTEEEEFFSPRGSSGRKEANHESLVRVDSSSRRVIQGIQGEIFGSRSFNSRTASYPLSNSFSPSKSVSSSVSPVSNSSHRSGKSRSPDTIISFPAPVQSIKQSSPSISPSSSGRNSGETLNSQERNSGFSVQNEQVPVSVGKQFVPPKLPPPPPPPPPSRFWEMPVGFRMAQEVNLGIPGPPVLVMPAKPVLVQDHAMPVMANEQMQSNGSVERNEESMKPKLKPLHWDKVRASSDRAMVWDQIKSSSFQLNEEMIETLFMVNNPNFNVKDHNGMRQSLPLLNQENRVLDPKKSQNIAILLRALNVTIEEVCDALLEGNLDTLGTELLESLLRMAPTKEEEYKLKDFKDESPFKLGPAEKFLKEVLDVPFAFKRVDAMLYITNFDSEVDFLKRSFETLEAACEELRNSRMFLKLLEAVLKTGNRMNVGTNRGDAHAFKLDTLLKLVDIKGTDGKTTLLHFVVQEIIRLEGSRLSGTNQNQTTEKTQQSAFQDEVEFRKLGLQVVSGLGGELTNVKKAAAMDSDVLSSEVAKLATGITKITEVLKLNEEIALKESSWRFSESMNGFMKKAEEEIVMLQAQEKAALSLVKEITEYFHGNSAKEEARPFRIFMVVRDFLSILDHVCKEVGKINERTICSSARPMPSNPTLPPVFPGLIGGHHYGSSDDESSSSSSLEHSI from the exons ATGGCCAATACTAGTTCTAGTCTTACAGTAAATACTCTCTTATTCCTTCTCTTCCTTCTGTTCACCACCACGACCTCCACCACTCATCAACGTCACCTCCTCCACCAACCCTTTTTCCCATTTACCACCGCCATTCCACCGACACAACCTCCCTCTTTGTCTCCTCAAACACAACCCAAATACCCTTTCACTTCCACcccaaacaaaaacaacaatctACAAAAGCCCTTTTTCCCTGCCCTCCCTTCacctccaccacctcctcccACTTCCACACTTGCTACTTTCCCTGCCAACATCTCCTCCCTCCTCCTCCCTCACCGCTCCTCCTCTCCTCACCACAACCTCATTatctccatctccatctccCTTTCCCTCCTTTTCGCTGCCCTTTTAGCTTTACTTTCAGCCTTTTTCATCTATTCTCGCAGGAGAACCCAGCCTTTTAGTCCTCAAAAGGGTTCAAGATCAGAAAGTCTCCGCCTTTACCCCCAAAACACTATCCCATCTGATGGTTCTCCAAAGATTCCAAAGCTCCCACACCGTCCTGGTGTCGTAAGCACAAGCTCAGAGTTTCTTTACCTGGGCACATTAGTGAACCCTCATGCTGGCATCGATGATCAAGACAAGCCAACATCAACCAGCAATGCTGTTCTTAAAACTGGTGTTTCATCATCATCCTCTTCACATTATCAAAAACTCGGGTCACCTGAGCTGAGGCCATTGCCACCATTGCCTAGACATAATTACACACCAACTTATAGAAGTGGTGAAGTTCTTGTTAGTTCAAGTAAAGAAGATGAAGTTGATAGTGATACAGAGGAGGAAGAGTTCTTTTCGCCAAGAGGGTCTTCTGGGAGGAAAGAGGCTAATCATGAGAGTCTGGTTCGTGTTGATTCAAGTTCTAGAAGAGTGATTCAAGGTATTCAAGGAGAGATTTTTGGGTCTAGAAGTTTTAATTCAAGGACTGCTTCGTATCCATTATCAAATTCTTTTTCTCCATCAAAGTCTGTTTCCAGCAGTGTGTCTCCAGTGTCTAATTCTAGCCATAGAAGTGGAAAATCTCGGTCTCCTGATACGATTATTAGTTTTCCTGCTCCAGTTCAGTCCATTAAGCAATCCTCTCCGTCCATTTCTCCATCATCATCTGGGAGAAATTCAGGGGAGACGCTGAATTCTCAGGAGCGAAATTCGGGTTTTTCAGTACAGAATGAGCAGGTTCCAGTGAGTGTTGGTAAACAATTTGTTCCACCAAAACTGCCGccgcctccacctccacctccaccatcGCGATTTTGGGAGATGCCAGTGGGGTTTAGGATGGCTCAGGAAGTGAATTTGGGGATTCCAGGGCCGCCAGTTCTTGTTATGCCTGCAAAGCCTGTTTTGGTTCAAGATCATGCAATGCCAGTTATGGCCAATGAGCAAATGCAAAGCAATGGTAGCGTTGAGAGGAATGAGGAGAGCATGAAGCCGAAGTTGAAGCCTTTACATTGGGATAAAGTTAGAGCAAGCTCTGATCGGGCTATGGTGTGGGATCAGATAAAATCTAGCTCTTTTCA GTTAAATGAGGAAATGATTGAGACACTTTTTATGGTAAACAATCCCAATTTTAATGTGAAAGATCACAATGGAATGCGCCAATCCCTTCCTTTGCTGAACCAGGAGAATAGAGTGCTTGATCCAAAGAAGTCCCAGAATATTGCAATATTGTTGAGGGCTCTTAATGTGACCATTGAAGAAGTCTGTGATGCCCTTTTAGAAG GAAATTTAGATACTCTGGGGACAGAGCTTCTTGAAAGCTTATTAAGGATGGCTCCgactaaagaagaagaatacaAATTAAAAGACTTCAAGGATGAATCACCATTCAAGCTAGGCCCTGCTGAGAAATTCCTCAAGGAAGTGCTTGATGTTCCTTTTGCATTTAAGAGGGTTGATGCAATGCTTTATATTACTAATTTTGATTCAGAAGTTGATTTCCTGAAGAGGTCTTTTGAAACACTGGAG GCAGCTTGCGAAGAATTGAGGAACAGCAGAATGTTCTTGAAACTTCTGGAAGCAGTTCTCAAGACTGGGAACCGTATGAATGTTGGCACCAATCGTGGCGATGCACATGCCTTCAAGCTTGACACGCTTCTTAAGCTTGTTGATATTAAAGGCACTGATGGGAAAACCACTCTCTTGCATTTTGTTGTACAGGAAATCATCAGATTGGAAGGCTCTCGTCTTTCTGGTACAAACCAGAATCAAACAACCGAGAAAACTCAACAATCTGCATTCCAGGATGAAGTTGAATTTAGGAAGCTTGGTCTGCAAGTAGTTTCAGGTTTGGGTGGAGAGCTTACGAATGTAAAGAAAGCTGCTGCAATGGATTCGGATGTGCTTAGCAGTGAAGTTGCAAAACTTGCAACTGGAATTACGAAAATTACCGAAGTTCtgaaattaaatgaagaaattgCATTGAAGGAGAGTAGCTGGAGGTTCTCAGAGTCAATGAATGGGTTCATGAAGAAGGCAGAAGAAGAAATTGTAATGCTTCAAGCACAAGAAAAGGCTGCCCTCTCTCTGGTGAAGGAAATAACTGAGTATTTCCATGGGAACTCAGCCAAGGAAGAAGCTCGCCCTTTCCGGATTTTTATGGTGGTGAGGGATTTTCTATCCATTCTTGATCATGTATGCAAAGAAGTCGGAAAGATCAATGAGAGGACCATATGCAGTTCAGCCCGTCCTATGCCTTCAAATCCAACACTTCCACCAGTTTTTCCAGGTCTCATTGGAGGGCATCATTATGGTTCCTCTGATGATGAAAGTTCATCTTCATCGTCATTAGAACACTCCATTTGA